A genome region from Arachis duranensis cultivar V14167 chromosome 8, aradu.V14167.gnm2.J7QH, whole genome shotgun sequence includes the following:
- the LOC107462431 gene encoding autophagy-related protein 18f, whose translation MGMRSDSQKQQVLHQGVGGGAAAAVGRTNGFIPSSFRAISSYLRIVSSGASTVARSAASVASSIVDRDDDADHDQVIWAGFDKLESKGGILQQVLLLGYRSGFQVWHVDESNNVCDVVSRHDGPVSFMQMVPNPIASKRSEDKFANSRPLLVVCTDGFFANGTNVQDGSNAPYNGGTSNSHDQMNGNYLPTTVQFYSMKSHAYVHVLKFRSVVYSVRCSSRVIAVAQSTQIHCFDATSLEREYTLLTNPIVMSCPGSGSIGYGPLAVGPRWLAYSGSPVGVSASGHVSPQQLTHSSSLPGYSSNGSLIAHYARESSKQLASGIVTLGDIGYKKLSRYYSDNNGSLQSVNSGPKGNGIINGHSTDADNIGMVIVRDIVTKNVITQFRAHKSPISALCFDPSGTILVTASVQGHNINVFKIVPGHENSSVSDAGLSYVHLYRLQRGFTNAVIQDISFSNDSKWIMISSSRGTSHLFAINPQGGYVDIQSYDDNPMPKNNGMGVMTNQAMRRSHSSVVPQQQSLIASGPPITLSVVSRIRNGANGWRGAVSGAAAAAAGRKSLLSGAIASSFRNALYVDGNHSKAKNHLLVFSPTGSMIQYALRTINGQDSTIVSGITPAYESIPQTEARLVVEAIHKWNICQRHSRREDNVDIYGESGISDSNKIYPEEVKADNVVSPKIKNGVKKMNLSLEEQHHLYISEAELQMHPAQRPLWANPEIYFHSISKESAIMNEAASSGGEFEIEKLPSRMIESRSKDLIPIFDYIQTPRVQQTRTTATDNKTNEQLSRQTSSLSNNGRISPGAVLGSPEYVTDSVGDVAEFKSESEGTEWDAHFALPEMGAFVNSNDTVKPNTQHEIVNNIKEHLNMEAQLMYVNSNTRPLNEESF comes from the exons ATGGGGATGAGGAGTGATTCACAGAAACAACAAGTTCTTCATCAGggtgttggtggtggtgctgctgctgctgttggTAGAACCAATGGCTTTATTCCCAGCTCCTTTCGTGCTATCTCTAGCTACCTAAGGATTGTTTCCTCTGGAGCTTCAACTGTCGCCCGCTCGGCTGCATCAGTTGCTTCATCAATTGTTGATAGGGATGATGATGCTGACCATGATCAG GTAATCTGGGCGGGATTTGACAAGTTGGAGAGCAAGGGTGGAATCTTGCAGCAGGTACTTCTTCTAGGCTATCGTTCTGGCTTCCAGGTTTGGCATGTTGATGAATCAAACAATGTATGTGACGTGGTTTCCAGACATGATGGTCCTGTTTCTTTTATGCAAATGGTTCCAAATCCAATTGCATCAAAGAGATCAGAAGACAAGTTTGCAAATAGCCGCCCACTGCTGGTAGTTTGTACCGATGGATTCTTTGCCAATGGTACCAATGTTCAGGATGGGTCAAATGCCCCTTACAATGGGGGCACTTCGAACTCACATGACCAAATGAATGGCAACTATCTGCCAACCACTGTTCAGTTTTATTCTATGAAATCCCATGCTTATGTCCATGTACTGAAATTTAGATCAGTTGTCTATTCGGTGAGGTGCAGTTCTCGAGTAATTGCTGTAGCTCAATCCACTCAG ATACACTGTTTTGATGCTACATCTTTAGAAAGGGAATATACGTTACTTACCAATCCTATAGTCATGAGCTGTCCCGGTTCTGGTAGCATAGGCTACGGACCACTTGCAGTGGGTCCAAGATGGCTAGCATATAGTGGAAGCCCGGTTGGAGTCTCTGCCTCTGGGCATGTCAGCCCACAACAGCTGACACATTCTTCAAGCCTTCCTGGTTATTCTTCAAATGGGAGCTTAATTGCGCACTATGCCAGAGAGTCCAGCAAGCAGCTTGCTTCAGGAATTGTGACCCTTGGAGATATTGGATACAAGAAACTTTCCAGATACTACTCTGATAACAACGGTTCATTACAATCTGTAAATTCTGGCCCAAAGGGCAATGGAATCATTAATGGCCATTCAACAGATGCCGATAACATTGGAATG GTCATTGTTAGAGATATTGTTACAAAAAACGTCATCACCCAATTCCGGGCCCACAAGAGTCCCATTTCTGCTCTATGCTTTGATCCTAGTGGCACCATATTAGTGACTGCTTCAGTCCAGGGGCATAATATCAATGTTTTTAAGATAGTTCCCGGACATGAAAATTCATCAGTATCTGACGCTGGTCTTTCCTATGTTCATCTATACAGGCTACAACGTGGCTTCACAAATGCG GTTATACAAGATATCAGTTTTAGCAATGATAGCAAGTGGATTATGATTAGTTCCTCAAGGGGCACTAGCCATCTATTTGCGATAAATCCTCAAGGAGGATATGTAGATATTCAATCTTATGATGATAATCCTATGCCAAAAAATAATGGAATGGGAGTTATGACTAATCAAGCAATGCGCAGGTCTCATAGTTCAGTAGTGCCTCAGCAGCAGAGCCTTATCGCCTCTGGGCCTCCAATCACACTTTCTGTAGTAAGCAGAATTAGGAATGGAGCTAATGGCTGGAGAGGAGCGGTAAGTGGTGCTGCCGCAGCTGCAGCTGGGAGGAAGAGTTTGCTCTCTGGTGCTATTGCTTCATCTTTCCGTAATGCCTTATATGTTGACGGGAACCATTCCAAGGCAAAGAATCATCTTTTGGTCTTTTCACCTACTGGGTCCATGATACAATATGCTTTGCGGACAATAAATGGTCAAGATTCGACCATTGTTTCGGGAATAACCCCGGCTTATGAATCCATTCCGCAAACTGAGGCAAGATTAGTAGTGGAAGCTATCCACAAGTGGAATATATGTCAGAGACATAGTCGGAGAGAAGATAATGTTGACATATATGGCGAGAGTGGAATTTCCGATAGCAACAAAATATATCCTGAGGAAGTGAAGGCCGACAACGTCGTCAGCCCTAAAATCAAGAATGGGGTAAAGAAAATGAATCTCTCTCTTGAGGAACAGCATCATTTGTATATTTCAGAAGCTGAATTGCAAATGCATCCTGCTCAGAGACCATTGTGGGCAAACCCAGAG ATATATTTTCATTCAATATCAAAAGAATCTGCCATAATGAATGAAGCAGCATCTTCAGGAGGCGAATTTGAGATTGAAAAGCTTCCAAGTCGCATGATTGAATCTAGGTCGAAAGACTTGATTCCAATTTTTGACTATATACAGACCCCGAGAGTGCAACAAACAAG GACTACTGCTACAGATAACAAGACTAATGAACAACTGTCACGTCAAACTTCATCACTGTCTAATAATGGCAGGATTTCACCCGGTGCTGTTTTGGGATCTCCTGAATATGTTACCGATTCTGTTGGCGATGTTGCTGAATTTAAAAGCGAGTCTGAAGGAACCGAGTGGGATGCTCATTTTGCGCTGCCTGAAATGGGGGCCTTTGTAAATAGCAATGACACTGTCAAACCAAATACTCAGCATGAGATTGTAAATAATATAAAGGAGCATCTAAACATGGAGGCCCAGCTCATGTATGTAAATAGTAACACAAGGCCTCTGAATGAAGAATCATTTTAA